In a genomic window of Gemmatimonadota bacterium:
- a CDS encoding DUF2911 domain-containing protein, which produces MRSLMTGVAAAGLMLVAIQAAPAQEAPAAKAAAVHCTPSGRMALEGRRSPYDSTSVVIGKTEAKVCYGRPSARGRIMIGGAAVPYGKLWRTGANEPTIIHLPVAAEIAGIAVQPGSYSLYTVPGEAEWVVIVNRSTSQWGHESNYTPEVQAQEVGRARVKSERLDGHVETFTITAAPAGKDRSEVVLEWERTRVRIPVQRKGG; this is translated from the coding sequence ATGCGTTCACTCATGACCGGAGTCGCGGCGGCCGGGCTGATGCTGGTCGCGATTCAGGCCGCGCCCGCGCAGGAGGCGCCAGCGGCCAAAGCGGCGGCGGTGCACTGCACACCCAGTGGGCGCATGGCGCTCGAGGGGCGGCGGAGCCCCTATGATTCAACCAGCGTCGTGATCGGTAAGACCGAGGCGAAGGTGTGCTACGGACGGCCGTCGGCCCGAGGCCGCATCATGATCGGAGGCGCAGCCGTGCCCTACGGCAAGTTGTGGCGCACGGGCGCGAATGAACCGACCATCATTCACCTCCCGGTCGCGGCCGAGATCGCGGGCATCGCGGTGCAGCCCGGCTCCTACTCGCTCTACACCGTACCCGGCGAGGCGGAGTGGGTGGTGATAGTGAACCGTTCCACTTCGCAGTGGGGGCACGAGAGCAACTACACACCCGAGGTGCAGGCCCAGGAGGTGGGCCGGGCCAGGGTGAAGAGTGAGCGGCTCGACGGGCACGTGGAGACCTTCACCATCACTGCTGCGCCTGCGGGCAAGGACCGCAGCGAGGTGGTGCTGGAGTGGGAGCGCACCCGGGTCAGGATCCCGGTGCAGCGCAAGGGCGGGTGA
- a CDS encoding tetratricopeptide repeat protein, with product VYQVKGELDEAARYHREALALHREIGNRQGEANQLGNLGIVYRVKGELDEAARYHREALALHREIGDRQGEAADLANLADVSELKGDQDAAAEYRRQARKQSSRHRRGAGSRPKKGKVTRPE from the coding sequence TCGTCTACCAGGTCAAGGGGGAGCTGGACGAGGCCGCGCGCTACCACCGCGAGGCCCTGGCCCTCCACCGCGAGATCGGCAACCGGCAGGGCGAGGCGAACCAGCTCGGCAACCTGGGGATCGTCTACCGGGTCAAGGGGGAGCTGGACGAGGCCGCGCGCTACCACCGCGAGGCGCTGGCCCTCCACCGCGAGATCGGCGACCGGCAGGGGGAGGCAGCAGACCTCGCGAACCTCGCCGATGTGTCCGAGCTCAAAGGCGACCAGGATGCGGCAGCGGAATACCGGCGGCAAGCACGCAAGCAGTCCTCGCGGCACAGGCGTGGCGCCGGGTCACGGCCCAAGAAAGGCAAAGTGACAAGGCCTGAGTAA